The Natrinema saccharevitans genome includes the window ACCGCCCGCCGTTCATCCTGTTCGAGGACTTCTACGCGAGCTGCGCCGTGCTCGGCGGGACGACCTACTGGATCGCGGCGACCGTCGGCGCGTCGGGGACCACCGCCGCGGCCGCCTGCGCCGCGATCACGGTCGGCACGCGGCTGGCCGCGGTCACGTACGGCTGGGCGCTCCCGACGGCACAGCAGTTCGAACCGACCTGAGGCCGCCGGCAACGACTACCGACACTATTCGTAGAGCTCGTCCCACGGCCGCTCGCGCTCGAGGGCCGCGCTCGCCGCGAGAACGTCGTCGTCGGCGAATCGGCCACCGACCAGTTGCAGGCCGACGGGACCGCCGCCGTCGGTCAGGCCGGCGGGGGCGGAAGCGACTGGGTGGCCGGTCCAGTTGAACGGCCAGGTCATGGGCCACTCCCAGGCCTCGGCCTCGAGATCGGCGTGGAGGGAAACGTCGGCCTGCGATAGCGTCGGCGTCACGAGCAAATCGTAGTCGGCCAGCACGTCCTGCACGGCGTCGTATATACCCGTTCTGACGATCCCCGACCGGGCGACGTCAGCGGGCCCGTGGTCGTCGGCGACGTGCAACATCGCGAGCAGGCTGTCCGAGACGTCCTCGGACTGAGCCCGAAAGTCGACGCCGTGGGCCTCCTCCATGACCGTCGCGCTCTCGAGGACGGAAGTCGTGTAGGCCGGCATCGCGGCCTCGCTCAGTTCGGCCATCGAGTAGCCGTGATCGACGCCGATCTCGTCGACGGTCGCGCCCGCGTCCGCGAAGGCGGTCACCGCGTCGTCGACGACCGCACGCACCTCGTCGGCGACGGGAAAGACATCGAGGTCGGGACTGTAGGCGATCCGGTAGTCGTCGATCGATCGCTCGACGGCCCCTTGATAGTCGATTTCGACGGGGACGCTGTTGGGATCGTCGGGATGCGGACCGGCCAGCAGCGACAGTAACAGAGCGGCGTCGGCGACGGTTCGGGTCATCGGCCCCTTCGTCGTGTGCTGGAGTTCGCGCCCGAACGCGCTCGGGCGGCCGTCGTCGGGTACCAGCCCGAACGTCGGTTTGAACCCGTAGACGCCGCAGGCCGCCGCCGGAATGCGAAGCGACCCGCCCGCGTCGCTGCCCGTCGCGATCGGGGCCATCCCGGACGCCAGCGCCGCCGCCGAGCCGCCGGAGGAGCCGCCGGCGTTCAGGTCGGTGTCGATCGGCGACGCGGTCGCCCCGACCACCTCGTTGTCGGTCGTCCCCTTGTGGCCCAGCTCCGGCGTGTTCGTCTTCCCGATCACGATCGCGCCGGCGTCCTCGAGTCGCTCGACGATCGCCGAGGTCCGGTCGGCGACGTGATCGGCGAACAGCGCCGAGCCGTAGGTGTGGCGGACGCCGGCTTTCAGCGACCCGAGGTCCTTCAGCGCGAGCGGGACGCCGTGGAGCGGACCTACGTCCGCATCGTTCTCGAGCGCGGCGTCGGCCTCCGCGGCCGCCTCGCGCGCCTCGTCCGCACAGACCGTGACGAAGGCGTTGATCTCGTCGTCGCGCTCGTCGATTCGCTCGAGGTGGGCTTCGACCGCCTCGGTCGCCGTGACGTCGCCGTTTCGGATGCGGGCCGCGAGGGTGGTCGCGGGGAGTCGCGTGAGGTCCGTCTCGGATGACATACCGAGAGAACCATACGGGCCGTGATACATGTTAGTTCGGGACGCGGAGATGCGGGACATCGGGGCACGACCGTCGGATCGCCGCTACTCCTCGAGTCCCGCGGCGTACGCGAAGTCGGCGTCGGTGGCGATCGGGAACTCCCCGTCGACGTCGATTCGCCAGCCGTCGAGGACTGCGGGGTCCTCGAGGGCGTCGGTCAGCGTCGTCCGGACGGCGAGGAGGTCGACGCCGTAGTAGTCGTTCGGGACTCCCTGGAGGTACTGCAGCGCGGTCTCGAACAGGCTCCGCATCCCGTCGTCGTTCCCGAAATCGAAGTGCTTGTAGGCCCCGGCTGCGACCTGCACGAGCCCGTGACAGAAGGCGCTCTCGGTGGAGCCGCGGCCGTAATTGTACCATTCCGCTTCGAAGCAGTCGTGTGACTCGTGGTACGCGCCCGCGTTGTAGCACGCGACGCCGTGGACCGTCGCCCGGCGGAGCGTCGCGTGTTCCCAGCGGCCGGCCTCGGGATCCCACCCGGTCGGGGTTCCAGTGGGCGGGCCGACCGTCGGATCCCGGGTATGGTCGTCCATACCCGAACGAACGGCCGAGCGCCGGAAACCTCCGTCGGTCACTTCAAACGGCGTGCGTGTAAGCACCGCCTTTATTCGGATGTGAGCCCTTACATCGCGATATGGAGCATCCGTACGGCCGCTGCCGGCACTGCGGGGAACGTCTCTACGCCCACATCGAGGGCGACTACCAGTGTCCGAACTGCGACCGGCGCTACACCGAGGCCGACCTCGAGACGCGGGCCGCCTGAGTCGGGCCGTCCTCGGGTCCGACGGCGGCGGTCCGGAAACGATCCGTTTTCGGGCCGCCCCGACTCGAATCGGACGATTTAACCCCGGGGCAGCCTCAGTAGGAAACGCGTGCGAGGGTAGCCAAGCGGTCAACGGCGGCGGACTCAAGATCCGCTCTCGTAGGAGTTCGTGGGTTCGATCCCCTCCCCTCGCATCGCAGTGAGGCGCACACGCGCCGAACGAGATGCAACGGGAGCGGATCGAACGACGCCGAGGTTCTGCGCATCGCGCAGGTTCTCGGAGGTTGTTCGATCCCCTCCCCTCGCACTCACCATAGTGCGCGGCAAGACGGAGCGTCTTGCCCTCGCAAACTTCTGCCGACCGTCGAACGGACAGCGAGCGGTGTCCACTCGAGGGTCGCTCCCGGCGGTCTCACGAACGAGCAGCGAGTTCCCCTCTTCCGAGCGACGGCACGGGGCGCAGTCGGAGAGTGACCCGACCGCCACGAGGGCAAGGCCGTCGCGTGGCCCCGGTCAGGGGAGATCACGACCACTTTTCCGACCCGGTCACCGAGAACGGACATGAGCGAAGGTCAATCCCGCCGCGAGACCGTCGCGGTTCGCGCAGCCGCGGCTGGAGCCGCCGTCGCGGCCGACTCGTTCCGGACCGACCTCGAGATCGAGTCGAAAGACCGCGAGACCGACGTCGTCACGCAGGTCGACCGGGACGCACAGGAGCGGGTCATCGAGACGATCCGCGAGTCGTTCCCGGACGATCCCGTCGTCGGCGAGGAGGAAGACGCGTTGAAGCGGGTCCCCGAATCGGGGCCGGCCTGGATCGTCGACCCCATCGACGGGACGAACAACTACGTCGCCGAGTCCCGGGCGTTCGGCACCGCCGTCGCGGCCGTGATCGACGGCGAACCGGTCGCCGCCGCGTTCGATTGCCCCGCGCTCGGGGACGTCTACCGAGTCGGCCCTAGCGGCGCATATCGCAACGACAACCCCCTGTCGGTCAGCGACTGCAGCGATCCTGCGGCCGCCACCGTCTGCCCGACGTTCTGGTGGGGCCGCGACCGGCGCGACGAGTACGCCGCCGCCACCCGGGCGATCGTCCGGCGGTTCGACGACATGCGCCGGTACGGCTGCGCCCAGCTCGAGCTGGCGATGGTCGCCTCGGGCGCGCTCGAGGGAACGCTGACCAACGTGCGGGCCAACCCCTGGGACACCGTCGCCGGCGTCGGCATGGTTCGCGAGGCCGGCGGCGTCGTCACCGACCTCGCGGGCGATCGCTGGCGACACGACAGCGAGGGACTGATCGCCTCGAACGGCGAGATTCACGACGCCGTCCTCGCGGCAGCCCGAGAGATCGGCGACTGAGACGGTCCGTCCCACGGCGCCGGTCGACGGGCGAGCCGAAGTGTCTGGCTGGCTGAAATCGGAAACGGTAAGCGCCCCCCACTACGGGTTCCGGTATGGACGACTTCATCGACCGGTTCGGGGCCGAGCGCGTCTGGGCCGCGACCGTCGCCACGCTCGTGGCCGTCGTCGCCCTCGGGGCAGTGGTCTTCCCCCAGCGGGTGTACGTCGAGTTTATTTGGCAGTACTTCTGGGGGCCCGTCGTCGCCGACGCACACAGCTGGAACTGCGTCGCCTGGGCCGGCGGCGAACAGGTTCCCTGTAACGAGGCCGCCGCCGACGCCGGACCGACGGCCGAACCCGGCTACACGTTCGTCTCCTACGCCGGCTACATCCCCACGCTGGTCCTGTTGCTGATCGGGATCATCTTCCTCGTGCGCCGGCTCGAGATCGAGCGCTACCGTGCGGGCTTTTTCGCCCTGTTCCCGTTCATGCTCTTTGGCGGGGCCCTGCGGGTCGTCGAGGACGCCAACGCCGCCGCCTACGAGTACTCCGGCGAGATGGCCATTCAGCTGCCGTGGTCGGGCTTTATCATCAGCCCGCTGATCTACTTCACCGTCTTCTTCATCGCGCTCTTTGCGGTCGTGACCTCGGTCTGGCTCGAGCGCAACGACTACGTCTCGGGCTACGAGTATCCCCTGGCCGGCATCGGGACCGCCGTGCTGACGGTCACGATCGCGCACCTCGCCTACACGGCGGCGACGGAGCCGTATTCGGAGTTCTATCCGTTGATCCCGCTGGTCGTCCTCGTCGGGGCGACCGTCGCGACGGCGATCACCTGGGTCGGCCTCAAGCGGTACGCGCCGGAACTGAACCGCGGCACCCGGAACATGGGGATCGTGGTCATCTGGGCTCACGCGGTCGACGGGGTCGCGAACGTGATCGGCCTCGACTGGGCGACGACGCTCGGGCTCCCGGCCAACCTCGTCCCGAAACACCCGATCAACCGGGCGATCGCCAACACGACCGCGGACGTGTTGCCCGCGGGCGTGGTGTCGGCGACCGGCTCCGCGTGGCCGTTCCTGCTGGTGAAACTCGCCGCCGCCGTCTTCGTCATCTGGATCTTCGACGAGACGGTCTTCGAGGACAGCCCGCGCTACGCCGTCTTGCTCATGATCACCGTCGTCGCCGTCGGTCTCGGGCCCGGGACCCGCGACATGCTGCGAGCGACGTTCGGCGTCTAATCCCCTCCTTTTCCGGTTCCGATCGGCGCGGCCGCGAACGGGGGCTTTAATCGCCCGCGCCCGGAACGACTCGCCATGAGTGATACGGACGGGTGGTTCGCGGCCGGGGACCGCGACGATCACGACGCGACGGCGACCGCGGTCCGCGAGGGAAGCGCCGACGAGCCCCGCAACTGGCCGCGTCTCGCGCTCGAGGACGGGTTCGCGAGCGATACCGACGAGTACTACGACGCCCTCCGCGAGGCGACGACCGAGGCGACTCGGACCGCAGTGACCGAACGCGAGCGAGCCGACGACCGCCAGCTCGTCCACGCGATCAGAGCCATGGACGACATGGGACGAATACTATTATAGAATCAGTGGCTCTGTTGAGAGCCTTAACCGGTGATACATTAGAGAGCGATCGGTAAGTACAGGCGAAGTAGGTAGCGGAGCGACTATCTCTTTATCTGGAATCTATCAGAAATTGCGTGCTGAATACAGAGCGTTTATCCAGCAAACCAATTCGTGAGGTCAAATTTATTTGCGCTAAACTTTCCACTCGTTGTATTCACGACGTAAAGAGGAGACACCTACAACTTAGACTCGGTCTATTGGAGATCTGCTGCTAAACGAGCAATCTACTAATTCGAGGAGGAGTTGAACAGACCGCCAATTATGTCGGCATATTAGAAGACGGTCTACGAGAAGACAACGAGAAATACCGACCCAAAACCCAATCCGCCTCTCAAGACCTCGCAGAAAACCCCTAAACCCAAATCAATTATATGCTTCCTTGTAGGCTTCCCTCAGAACCTCTAAGGTGTCTTGTATCTCCTCTTCCGTTGGTTTGTACTCGAATAGAAGGTGGTCGATCTCGTCCGCACTCGATTCATCAAGCACAGGCTTGCGTTCATCATCCTCATCAAGATAGACCTCAAGGAAATACCACTTAATGCCATTATCACCTACCTCATAATCTACTTCACCAGTGAAGTTCTCACCGTTAATAGTAAGCTCCGTCTCCACACCAAAGATGCCATGATCTCCAGCGTATGGGTCTATAGAAACAGGTTCAACGCCTTTGGTTCGTACTTGATCAAGGAACTCATCTAGGTTCTCGTCTCCTGTGGACTCCATACATCATTCGGAGAGTGGTATGCTTATGAAACTATTTGTGAACTTCGTGGAGTCATACTAACTACCCCCAACCCCCTCGAATCTATTGGTGCACAATATGCGCTATGTATTCAGCATGGCTCTACCAACATCATCGATAACTGATGGAAGTGTCAGCGTTAGATTCGCAACCCACTAGCGCCTGCTTCACCCCAAATAGTGTCTAACCAATAGGGTTTCAAGAGAGTCGAATCAGTGGTTCAGTCCCGCTCCGAGTTTTCCCTAGTGTGACTGAAGCTAGTTTCAAACGGATCTTTTTGGTTTTCACTTCATTCTGCTACAATCACATTTATGATGATGTAATTAGTAAGCGTATCACAATGACATAATGACACGGAATAGGGAGATACACGAATGCGAGTGATAGCACACCTGCAAGCGCGCGCGGACACAGCCTACGACAACACGTATCATCACAAGCTTCGGGGCCGGATCTGGAACGCGCTTGACGGGACTGAATACGACGAAATACACGATGAGGATCGTCCGAAGGGATTCACGTACAGCAATCCGTTCCCGCCGGGAGACATGAGAGAGGGCGACCAGCGAACGTTACTCGTGGCGTCACCACACGAGGAACTGCTCGCCAACGTCGCTGCCGATCTCAAAGACGACCGGGAGTTAAATATCGGCGAGATGCCCTTCCACGTCGATTCGGTCAACGGGCTGGCAACTGACGTAGGCGAACCGGGTACGTCAGGCACAATCGAGACGGGGACGGGCGTGCTGGTTCGGATCCCGCCGTGGCGTTTCGAGGAGTACGGCATCGACACCGACCACGACGAGGCGGAGTTCTGGCGACCCGAACACACGATGGAGCCGTTCCGCAACCAGATCGAAAACAATCTCGACAAGAAACACGACCTGTTTTGTCCCGATTACTTGCCCGGACCGTCCAAGACCGACGGCGATCTGTTCGATGGCGCGGACCTGATCAAAACGTTCTCGATCCCGGTGACCGTGACACAGGGCCAACGTGAGACGTGGGTATTGAGCAAATGGCGGTTCGACTACACCGTCCGCGATGACCACCACCGACGCCACCTGAATCTCGCACTCGACACCGGCATCGGCGAACGGAATTCGCTCGGGTTCGGGTTCGTCAACATCACCGAGAAAGAGGACCAGCGATCGGGCCGGAGGGAACGCGTCGATGCTTGATCCTAACGAGTTCTACGACGAGTACCCACCCGAGCGACTGGAAGACGAACTCCCGGAGCGACCGATCTCGTCGCTCCGAGGTATCCAGCACCTCTACGGTCGCCTGTACACGCTGGCGACGGCCGGTGGCGGCGACTACGCGGCGTATCTGACCCCCGACCAGGCTAACGACCTGATCGGCGCGGAAGAGAGCCTGATCGTCGTCCGAGTCGATCTCTCCGGCGACCGACCCGCACTCGACGCAGATGAGCCCGTCAAGATTACCCAGTACGCCGACGATCTCATTCAGAAAGTCGCCCACTGTAAGTATAACGCCGCGCGCGGGATTGATCACAGCGTTACCCACCGCTCGGGACGCAACAGCGATCCTGAGAAGTTGGCCCGCTACGCCTGCGAGCGCCTGACCAAGTGGGCGACTGACGATGTCGTCCAGGATGTTGCCGACGAACATCCGGATGGAGAGGTCATTCGCGGGCTGGCAACCGTCGGCGAAGAGGAATCGAACCTCGATCGAATCCGGTCCGCAGTCAAGGCCGAACTCGGCGGTTCGACTACGGCACTCCTAACCGTACAGGTCCGACGAGAAGCGAGTGTGGACTACGAGTGGCCCGGCGACGTACCAGTGTTCAACGAAGCGATGCGTGCACGAAAGCTCTCGAAACTGGTCTCGAAGGGACAGGCGACGAACTCCGCTGGTCAGGCCACCGATCTGATCAGCGGTGAGCGCACCCGAACCGTCGGCACTGCGGAGGACCCTCTCAACTACTTCCTCGGCAAGCAGATGGAGAAGTTCCCGGGATTAGATCCGGACGAAGCGTGGCGGAGCCACCCTATCTCCGAAGACGGGGCAGTCACGCTGATGAACGCCGAGGAGTTCGTCGACGCCTGTTCCTACCGGACGTTTAACGCCGATGTGTATTACCTCCCGTACTTCCTCGGTCGGCCGACGCCTGCGGAGGCCTACAACCTGTATGCGGCGCTTCACAGCGTCACACAGGCCGACGACATGGGCCCGGTCCAGACGCTCTACGACGAGTTGGGTGATCACGAAGCGAATTCCGAGGGCCGACTGCGATTTTACGTCGCAGCGGTCATGAAACACCAGATGTCCCGCTTCGACGTGTACGGTGAGACGCTGAACGGGCGGATCCACTACCCCACCGAAGTCGGGGAGCGACACGAACAGATCACGGGAAGTTGGGTCTTCGACGAGAACGACGACAGGAACAGAAATCGAACACCACCGATGCCCTCCCACGAGGAGTGGTCGCTCACCACGTATCAGGATTTCCGAGAGATGATCGGATCGGGAGCCTATCTCTACCGGACGTTCCCCTTCACCGACGAGGACACCGATGCGACGGTCGACGACGAGCGAATCGATGTCCACGTCTCGATACTTGCCGGCGACCCCGTACCACGGACCCAGCTTGTCAGCGCCTACGTCGAGCGACTGCTCGATCGGGACGGTGACGACGTGCCGGAACTCCTGATCGCCTCCCAGTTCGCACAGTTGTGCGCGCTCGAAAACGCCGATCTCGTGACGACGGACGCCGGCGATACCGAATCGACACTGATCGACGGTCCCGATTACGACACCATGGAACCAGAACACGCGCGAACCGACGGCGGCACGGCCGCCCTCGATCGCACCGAGAAGCTCGAATCGTTCATCGAACAGACGGACGGTCTGGACGACCCCGAACGGAAGGGTGCGTTCCTGCTCGGTACGCTCGTCGGCCAAGTCGGCACCTACCAGCAGGGCTACCACGACCGGTCGACGACCGTCATCGACCAGTATCCGATCAAGTCGATGACCAAAACCAAGGTCAAGCGTATCACCCAGGAGGTAATCGACAAAGACGTCGTCTACTCCCGGGAGATGGCCAAGAAAGGATCGAACATCAACTCGACGATGTATAAAGAAGTCACGAACGCCATCGTCGAAACCATGGCCGGAAACGATCCGTCGGGCTGGGAGATCAGCACCGACGATCTGCGCTTCTACTACGCCCTCGGCCTGACCTACGGCATGAACGACCGATCGACGAACAAGGACGACGCAACGACCGACGACGAAACCACCGACGAATCCCCCGATACCAATGAGTGAACACTACCCCACTGTCTCGAACAGATCCGAGATCGTCTTCGCGTACGACGCAGTCGACGCGAACCCCAACGGCAACCCCCTCAGCGGTGCGAACCGACCGCGGATCGACCCCCATACGGATCAAGCAATCGTCACCGACGTTCGCCTCAAGCGCTACCTACGGGATCAGCTACAGGACGACGGCCACGGCGTCTACATCCGCAACGTCAAGGAAGACGGCGATCAGGCGACTCGCGAGGATCTCCTCAAGGCCCGGCTCAAAGACCTCGACCTCGACGATGTCGACGAGGATGACATCGAGAACGCCGTCTTCAGTCAGTTCCTCGAAAACAGCGCCGACATCCGCTACTTCGGCGCGACGATGAGCGTCGACATGGATGACGAGAAAGTCGACCACCTTCCGGATCACTTCACTGGTCCCGTTCAGTTCTCACCCGGCAAGTCGCTCCACCGAGTCATGGAGAACGAGGAGTACAACAGCCTCACCAGCGTCATCGCGACCGGCGACGACAAGGCACAGGGCGGGTTCGACCTCGACGACCACCGGATCCAGTACGCCTTCATCGGGTTCCACGGACTCGTCGACGAACACGGGGCCGAAGACACGCTCCTGTCGGATCGGGACGTGCGGCGGCTGGACACGCTGTGCTGGCGTGCGCTGAAGAATCAGACGATCAGTCGGAGCAAGGTCGGACAGGAGCCCCGGCTCTACCTCAGAGTCGAGTACGCCGACGAGAGCTTCCATCTCGGCGGGCTCGATCAGGACCTCAAGCTCGACAGTGAGGAATCCGATCCCATCGAGGAACTCCGAAATGTCCGCGACATCTGTGTCGACATGTCGGCACTGCTCGAGCGCCTCGACGGTGCGTCCGATCGGATCGACACCGTCCACGTCGTCGCCAGCGATGTCCTCGAAGTCTCCGTCGACGGTAAGACGGGCGGCCACGAGTTCCTCTACGACGCCCTCGAATCGGTGGTCGGTAGTGAATCCGTCCGGGTGATTGATGTGTACGAAGATGCGAAAGCGACCGCGCCGGAGGAGTGACCTGTGACCGAGCACGCACCGGCCGGATCGGAACTCCCCGATGGCGCTGAGACGTGCCTGTCGTTCACGGTCAGCGGACCCTGGGGACACTTCCGGCGTATCGAGGGTAACATTGTGAAACAGACGTACCGCGTCATCCCGCGGACCACTGTCGCCGGCTTGATCGCGGCGATGCTGGGCATCGAACGCGACGGCTACTACGACCTTTTCGCCCCGGGTGAGTCGCTAGTTGCAATCGAACCAACGAGCGAACTGCGGACGATGAAGCTACCGATGAACACGCTCTCGACCGCCGACGAACACATGGCGTCGCTAAACCCTCGCGGAAAACTTTCCATCAAGCTTCCCGATCCGTCCAAGCCCCGACAGCAGCACAACTACGAGGTCCTCGTCGATCCTGCCTATCGGATCGACGTGTGGCTCGACAACGACGAGCGGTACGACCAACTCCGCTCACTGCTCGAATCGGGTGAATCGTACTACGTTCCAAGCCTCGGTCTCTCTGAGTACCTGGCGACAGTCGATTACCACGGTGAGTTCCCGATCGAGCAGGGACCCGACGGTGACACGGTAGCTATCGACTCGACCGTCCCCGAAGCCGTCGACTCGATCGTTCCCGATCCGGAGACACGCTACCAGATCGAGCAGACGCCCGCGTTCATGGAACGCGACGACGGTGGTCGGACGACCAGCGCGTTCGTCTCCTACGCCTACAACCCGGACGGTGGCTCGCTCACATTCACTGACGTGGCGACGTACTCAGTGGATGATCGGACCGTGGTGTTCACCTGATGGTGGATACGCCGATTTCTCATCCCGCCGAGGACGGTGACGAGGCGACCTTGCTCCTCGATCACCTAAACGAGGTGGCCGAGCGGGCCGAGTCCGTCGTCTCCACAGATGCAACGACGATCGGCGACGACCCGCTCACCGAGATGGTGGCCATAGTGGCACGATGTCACGACTTCGGGAAGGCGACGACGTGGTTCCAGGAGTACGTGGTTGATGAGCGAGACACCAGCAAGCGGACGAACCACTCCCTGTTCGGGGCCTATCTCGGGTACTACGTCCTCGATCGGTTGGGCTACGACAGCGAGGACTGTCTCGCGGCCTTCGTCGCTCTCGCGAAACACCACGGTCGTCTCCCCGATACGGAGGAATACGTCGAAGGAGTTTCGCGCTTCGACAACAAGAGCGAGGCGAGCAACGAGCGCCAACGAGTCGTGATCGAACAGGTCGAGAATGTCAATGACCGTCGCCGGACGTTCGCGCGATCGTTCGTCTCTGACGCTACCGACGGTAACGGGTCGTGGGAGGAGTTCGCCGAGAAGATCAACGATGCGGACGACTCCCTGTTCGATACCGTCTACGATCACGTCTCCATGTTCGGTTTCGGCAGCGACCGCTCGGCACCTTCCGACGAGTTCTACGAACTGCTCCTCCAGCTTTGGAGTGGGCTGATTCTCGCCGACAAAACGGTGGCTGCCGGTGTCGAGGACGGTGATCTCGACGCATCCGAGCCGGATACTCGTACGCTCTCGGAGTACATCGCCGACCTAGGAGGAGATACCGACGGAGACAGTCAGGAGGACGCTCTCGATACGCTCCGTGACGAGGCGAGAGACGACGTACTCGACGGTGTCGAGCAGTTCCGCGACTCGGATACGTCGATCGCAACGCTGACACTACCAACCGGGATGGGCAAGACGCTGACCGGTCTCAATGCTGCTCTCGCACTCCGAAACGAGAGTGAACGGGTCGTCTACGCATTGCCTTTTACCTCCGTCATCGATCAGGTCGCCGACGAACTCACGGACGTGTTCGATACCGACGCTCGAGACGACCTGTT containing:
- a CDS encoding amidase, whose product is MSSETDLTRLPATTLAARIRNGDVTATEAVEAHLERIDERDDEINAFVTVCADEAREAAAEADAALENDADVGPLHGVPLALKDLGSLKAGVRHTYGSALFADHVADRTSAIVERLEDAGAIVIGKTNTPELGHKGTTDNEVVGATASPIDTDLNAGGSSGGSAAALASGMAPIATGSDAGGSLRIPAAACGVYGFKPTFGLVPDDGRPSAFGRELQHTTKGPMTRTVADAALLLSLLAGPHPDDPNSVPVEIDYQGAVERSIDDYRIAYSPDLDVFPVADEVRAVVDDAVTAFADAGATVDEIGVDHGYSMAELSEAAMPAYTTSVLESATVMEEAHGVDFRAQSEDVSDSLLAMLHVADDHGPADVARSGIVRTGIYDAVQDVLADYDLLVTPTLSQADVSLHADLEAEAWEWPMTWPFNWTGHPVASAPAGLTDGGGPVGLQLVGGRFADDDVLAASAALERERPWDELYE
- the cas7b gene encoding type I-B CRISPR-associated protein Cas7/Csh2, with amino-acid sequence MSEHYPTVSNRSEIVFAYDAVDANPNGNPLSGANRPRIDPHTDQAIVTDVRLKRYLRDQLQDDGHGVYIRNVKEDGDQATREDLLKARLKDLDLDDVDEDDIENAVFSQFLENSADIRYFGATMSVDMDDEKVDHLPDHFTGPVQFSPGKSLHRVMENEEYNSLTSVIATGDDKAQGGFDLDDHRIQYAFIGFHGLVDEHGAEDTLLSDRDVRRLDTLCWRALKNQTISRSKVGQEPRLYLRVEYADESFHLGGLDQDLKLDSEESDPIEELRNVRDICVDMSALLERLDGASDRIDTVHVVASDVLEVSVDGKTGGHEFLYDALESVVGSESVRVIDVYEDAKATAPEE
- the cas8b gene encoding type I-B CRISPR-associated protein Cas8b/Csh1; amino-acid sequence: MLDPNEFYDEYPPERLEDELPERPISSLRGIQHLYGRLYTLATAGGGDYAAYLTPDQANDLIGAEESLIVVRVDLSGDRPALDADEPVKITQYADDLIQKVAHCKYNAARGIDHSVTHRSGRNSDPEKLARYACERLTKWATDDVVQDVADEHPDGEVIRGLATVGEEESNLDRIRSAVKAELGGSTTALLTVQVRREASVDYEWPGDVPVFNEAMRARKLSKLVSKGQATNSAGQATDLISGERTRTVGTAEDPLNYFLGKQMEKFPGLDPDEAWRSHPISEDGAVTLMNAEEFVDACSYRTFNADVYYLPYFLGRPTPAEAYNLYAALHSVTQADDMGPVQTLYDELGDHEANSEGRLRFYVAAVMKHQMSRFDVYGETLNGRIHYPTEVGERHEQITGSWVFDENDDRNRNRTPPMPSHEEWSLTTYQDFREMIGSGAYLYRTFPFTDEDTDATVDDERIDVHVSILAGDPVPRTQLVSAYVERLLDRDGDDVPELLIASQFAQLCALENADLVTTDAGDTESTLIDGPDYDTMEPEHARTDGGTAALDRTEKLESFIEQTDGLDDPERKGAFLLGTLVGQVGTYQQGYHDRSTTVIDQYPIKSMTKTKVKRITQEVIDKDVVYSREMAKKGSNINSTMYKEVTNAIVETMAGNDPSGWEISTDDLRFYYALGLTYGMNDRSTNKDDATTDDETTDESPDTNE
- a CDS encoding DUF63 family protein, with the protein product MDDFIDRFGAERVWAATVATLVAVVALGAVVFPQRVYVEFIWQYFWGPVVADAHSWNCVAWAGGEQVPCNEAAADAGPTAEPGYTFVSYAGYIPTLVLLLIGIIFLVRRLEIERYRAGFFALFPFMLFGGALRVVEDANAAAYEYSGEMAIQLPWSGFIISPLIYFTVFFIALFAVVTSVWLERNDYVSGYEYPLAGIGTAVLTVTIAHLAYTAATEPYSEFYPLIPLVVLVGATVATAITWVGLKRYAPELNRGTRNMGIVVIWAHAVDGVANVIGLDWATTLGLPANLVPKHPINRAIANTTADVLPAGVVSATGSAWPFLLVKLAAAVFVIWIFDETVFEDSPRYAVLLMITVVAVGLGPGTRDMLRATFGV
- the cas5b gene encoding type I-B CRISPR-associated protein Cas5b — encoded protein: MTEHAPAGSELPDGAETCLSFTVSGPWGHFRRIEGNIVKQTYRVIPRTTVAGLIAAMLGIERDGYYDLFAPGESLVAIEPTSELRTMKLPMNTLSTADEHMASLNPRGKLSIKLPDPSKPRQQHNYEVLVDPAYRIDVWLDNDERYDQLRSLLESGESYYVPSLGLSEYLATVDYHGEFPIEQGPDGDTVAIDSTVPEAVDSIVPDPETRYQIEQTPAFMERDDGGRTTSAFVSYAYNPDGGSLTFTDVATYSVDDRTVVFT
- a CDS encoding inositol monophosphatase family protein; the encoded protein is MSEGQSRRETVAVRAAAAGAAVAADSFRTDLEIESKDRETDVVTQVDRDAQERVIETIRESFPDDPVVGEEEDALKRVPESGPAWIVDPIDGTNNYVAESRAFGTAVAAVIDGEPVAAAFDCPALGDVYRVGPSGAYRNDNPLSVSDCSDPAAATVCPTFWWGRDRRDEYAAATRAIVRRFDDMRRYGCAQLELAMVASGALEGTLTNVRANPWDTVAGVGMVREAGGVVTDLAGDRWRHDSEGLIASNGEIHDAVLAAAREIGD
- a CDS encoding DUF309 domain-containing protein, with the protein product MDDHTRDPTVGPPTGTPTGWDPEAGRWEHATLRRATVHGVACYNAGAYHESHDCFEAEWYNYGRGSTESAFCHGLVQVAAGAYKHFDFGNDDGMRSLFETALQYLQGVPNDYYGVDLLAVRTTLTDALEDPAVLDGWRIDVDGEFPIATDADFAYAAGLEE
- the cas6 gene encoding CRISPR-associated endoribonuclease Cas6 — encoded protein: MRVIAHLQARADTAYDNTYHHKLRGRIWNALDGTEYDEIHDEDRPKGFTYSNPFPPGDMREGDQRTLLVASPHEELLANVAADLKDDRELNIGEMPFHVDSVNGLATDVGEPGTSGTIETGTGVLVRIPPWRFEEYGIDTDHDEAEFWRPEHTMEPFRNQIENNLDKKHDLFCPDYLPGPSKTDGDLFDGADLIKTFSIPVTVTQGQRETWVLSKWRFDYTVRDDHHRRHLNLALDTGIGERNSLGFGFVNITEKEDQRSGRRERVDA